From a region of the Leptospira kmetyi serovar Malaysia str. Bejo-Iso9 genome:
- a CDS encoding acyl-CoA dehydrogenase family protein: MEFALSSEQKELRDLARKFAKEEMRPRAEHHDHTGEYPMEVLKKAWEIGLMNIHIEPQFNGAGMAELDDVIIGEELFWGCSAMATAILANNLALAPVLLGANDRIKKEFVQPMTEEFKLAAYAVTEPGAGSDVAAIRTSAKKVGDEYIINGSKMWITNAGYADWFFVLTKTDPAAGHKGITGFIVDAKSPGIIMGKKEINMGQKCSDTRGITFEDVKVPAWQMVGREGEGFKVAMGAFDHTRPGVAIGAVGVARAAMEHSINYANTRNTFGRPIMDNQGISFMIAEMARDIEAGRLLCYQAAWMIDNGFRNTYQASIAKMFCADMCMRVCTDAVQVLGGYGFNTEYPVEKLMRDAKIFQIYEGTSQIQRMIVSRFLADGKGIEGPNF; encoded by the coding sequence ATGGAATTTGCCCTTTCCAGTGAACAGAAAGAATTACGCGATCTCGCCCGGAAATTCGCGAAAGAAGAAATGCGTCCTCGCGCCGAACATCACGATCACACGGGAGAATATCCCATGGAAGTTCTCAAGAAGGCCTGGGAAATCGGTCTGATGAACATCCACATCGAACCCCAATTCAACGGGGCGGGGATGGCGGAACTTGACGACGTAATCATCGGCGAAGAACTCTTCTGGGGTTGTTCCGCGATGGCGACCGCGATTCTTGCAAACAATCTCGCGTTGGCTCCCGTTCTTCTCGGCGCAAACGATCGTATTAAAAAAGAATTCGTTCAACCGATGACCGAAGAATTTAAACTCGCCGCCTATGCGGTAACCGAGCCGGGCGCGGGTTCGGACGTTGCGGCGATCCGTACTTCTGCGAAAAAAGTCGGAGACGAATACATCATCAACGGATCCAAGATGTGGATCACGAACGCGGGATATGCGGATTGGTTTTTTGTTCTTACCAAAACCGATCCTGCTGCGGGCCATAAAGGAATCACCGGGTTTATCGTGGATGCGAAATCTCCCGGGATCATTATGGGAAAGAAAGAAATCAACATGGGACAGAAATGTTCCGATACGCGCGGAATCACATTCGAAGACGTGAAAGTTCCGGCGTGGCAAATGGTAGGACGCGAGGGAGAAGGATTTAAGGTTGCGATGGGCGCCTTCGATCATACTCGTCCCGGCGTTGCGATCGGCGCGGTCGGAGTCGCAAGAGCGGCGATGGAACATTCCATCAATTACGCGAACACACGCAATACCTTCGGTCGTCCGATCATGGACAATCAGGGAATTTCCTTTATGATCGCGGAGATGGCCCGCGATATCGAAGCAGGAAGGCTTCTTTGTTACCAAGCGGCTTGGATGATCGACAACGGATTTAGAAACACGTACCAAGCTTCGATCGCAAAGATGTTCTGCGCGGATATGTGCATGAGAGTTTGTACCGATGCGGTTCAAGTTCTCGGCGGATACGGATTCAACACCGAATATCCGGTTGAAAAATTAATGAGAGACGCTAAGATTTTCCAAATCTACGAAGGCACTTCTCAAATTCAAAGAATGATCGTTTCCCGTTTCCTCGCGGACGGAAAGGGAATCGAGGGACCTAATTTCTGA
- a CDS encoding acetoacetate decarboxylase family protein → MAKKAVKKKSVGSPTSKSSKKSASASKNGKSKSAKSVKTTGRSSSGKLSKTLTTDRVLGRNSGVSAKHFPAPWNLKGEGFLFPLWAKKDYNREMCFFSDEDSRQYRGGLGSIMLVNYETSDVGPYYELLYIPGNFEYKGESYKRITRIFVSSQKSVEEGILNWAIPKERADFTWMKEGNLTKISAYRNGKEFFRVVIATKGFSFPVSTKILPYTLLQKAPYGYLQTQFIGKGKGRIAKIQEIWSDEAVFPDVIKGGVFKTGIHSNPFELVFPVADKID, encoded by the coding sequence GTGGCAAAGAAGGCTGTAAAAAAGAAATCTGTAGGATCTCCTACTTCCAAATCCTCGAAGAAATCGGCTTCGGCTTCCAAAAACGGAAAGTCAAAATCGGCAAAATCCGTAAAAACCACCGGGCGCTCGAGTTCGGGAAAACTTAGCAAAACGCTCACTACGGATCGCGTTTTAGGTCGGAACTCCGGCGTTTCCGCAAAACACTTTCCAGCGCCTTGGAACTTAAAAGGAGAAGGTTTTCTGTTCCCTCTTTGGGCTAAAAAGGACTACAATCGCGAGATGTGCTTTTTCTCCGACGAGGATTCCAGACAATACAGGGGCGGACTCGGATCGATCATGCTCGTCAATTACGAGACGAGCGATGTCGGACCTTATTACGAACTTCTTTATATTCCCGGAAACTTCGAATACAAAGGCGAGAGCTACAAAAGAATCACGAGAATTTTCGTTTCCAGTCAGAAATCCGTGGAAGAGGGAATTCTAAACTGGGCGATCCCGAAAGAAAGAGCGGACTTCACTTGGATGAAAGAAGGAAATCTTACAAAAATTTCCGCTTATAGAAACGGAAAAGAATTCTTCCGCGTCGTAATCGCGACCAAAGGTTTTTCGTTTCCGGTTTCCACAAAAATTCTCCCTTACACACTTTTACAAAAGGCGCCTTACGGTTATCTACAAACCCAGTTTATCGGAAAAGGTAAGGGAAGAATCGCAAAGATCCAAGAGATCTGGAGCGACGAAGCCGTGTTCCCGGACGTGATCAAAGGCGGAGTTTTTAAAACGGGGATTCATTCGAATCCTTTCGAATTGGTTTTTCCCGTCGCGGATAAGATCGATTGA
- the trpE gene encoding anthranilate synthase component I codes for METPVSLFAKWGCESAKDSFLLESVEGGEKLGRNSFLGKTPSRILQGKNGLFYITVGNEPATEIITYDPLVLLENLLGDDVYVQDYRLPPFAGGAVGFLSFSAVRYYENIPDTKPEDENAPDCYFAVYDELLVVDHIDHVLRVVVNARTGEHSSLKECYEHVIGKINSIENEIRNGVIPEEIRNPKAVQGTLQLNPNIPDEEYKKNVEKAKEYIQAGDIFQVVPSRKLQFKPEVSPFQIYRGLRTVNPSPYMYYLRLGEITIVGSSPEIMVKYAGNQTYLRPIAGTRPRGKNASEDQYLEENLLADPKEIAEHIMLVDLGRNDLGRVCKPGSVRVNDFKVIEKYSHVMHIVSQCSGELDEEKTVYDLIRATLPAGTVSGAPKIRAMEIIDELETTRRAIYSGALGYISFSGESDLAIIIRTIVFYGDTAFLQAGGGVVYDSVAESELEETKNKMAALLKAVEFARNGLKGEWK; via the coding sequence ATGGAGACTCCGGTATCCCTGTTTGCAAAATGGGGATGCGAATCCGCAAAAGATTCTTTTCTTTTAGAATCCGTAGAGGGCGGGGAAAAACTCGGACGAAATTCTTTTCTCGGTAAAACTCCTTCCCGCATTCTGCAAGGGAAGAATGGACTTTTTTATATCACGGTCGGCAACGAACCCGCGACCGAAATCATCACTTACGATCCTTTGGTTCTTCTGGAGAATCTTCTCGGAGACGACGTTTACGTTCAGGACTACAGACTTCCTCCGTTTGCGGGCGGCGCGGTCGGATTCTTATCCTTTTCCGCGGTTCGTTATTACGAAAATATTCCCGATACGAAACCGGAAGACGAGAACGCACCCGATTGTTACTTCGCCGTTTATGACGAACTTCTCGTAGTCGATCATATCGATCACGTTTTAAGAGTCGTGGTTAATGCGAGAACCGGCGAACATTCTTCCCTGAAAGAATGTTACGAGCATGTGATCGGCAAAATCAACTCGATCGAAAACGAAATCCGAAACGGCGTCATTCCCGAAGAAATCCGAAATCCGAAAGCTGTCCAAGGAACTCTACAATTAAATCCGAATATTCCGGATGAAGAATATAAGAAAAACGTGGAAAAGGCCAAGGAATACATCCAGGCCGGAGACATTTTTCAGGTCGTTCCTTCCCGCAAGCTACAGTTCAAACCGGAAGTTTCTCCGTTTCAGATCTATCGCGGTTTAAGAACCGTAAATCCAAGTCCTTATATGTATTATCTCCGTCTCGGAGAAATCACCATTGTCGGAAGTTCTCCGGAGATTATGGTGAAATACGCGGGCAATCAGACGTATCTTCGTCCGATCGCCGGAACCCGTCCCCGCGGCAAAAACGCGAGCGAGGATCAATATCTCGAAGAGAATCTTTTGGCGGATCCGAAAGAAATCGCGGAACATATCATGCTCGTCGATCTCGGCCGTAACGATCTCGGAAGGGTTTGTAAACCGGGAAGCGTCCGCGTAAACGACTTCAAAGTCATCGAAAAATATTCTCACGTTATGCACATCGTAAGTCAGTGTTCCGGCGAACTCGACGAGGAAAAAACCGTTTACGATCTGATTCGTGCGACTCTTCCCGCGGGAACCGTTTCGGGCGCTCCGAAAATCCGCGCGATGGAAATCATCGACGAACTCGAAACCACAAGACGCGCGATCTATTCGGGAGCGTTGGGTTATATTTCCTTTTCGGGAGAAAGCGATCTCGCGATCATCATTCGTACGATCGTGTTTTACGGAGATACGGCATTCTTACAAGCGGGCGGCGGAGTCGTTTACGATTCGGTTGCGGAATCCGAACTCGAAGAGACAAAAAACAAAATGGCCGCCCTTTTGAAAGCGGTTGAGTTCGCCAGAAACGGGCTCAAAGGAGAATGGAAATAA
- a CDS encoding rhodanese-like domain-containing protein, with protein sequence MTPKELKARLDQRKAGQDSFFLLDVRNPNEVEISTIEGTDLLIPVGELPNRVSEINPWKESGKDVIVYCRSGGRSGMACGILKQSGFSKVHNVEGGILLYSDEVDSSLAKY encoded by the coding sequence ATGACACCGAAAGAACTAAAAGCGAGATTGGATCAGAGAAAAGCGGGACAGGATTCATTCTTTTTACTCGACGTTCGAAATCCGAACGAAGTGGAAATCAGCACCATCGAAGGAACCGACCTTTTGATTCCTGTTGGCGAACTTCCGAACCGAGTTTCCGAAATCAACCCTTGGAAAGAATCCGGTAAGGACGTGATCGTTTATTGTCGTTCCGGAGGACGTTCTGGAATGGCCTGCGGAATTCTGAAACAATCCGGGTTTTCAAAGGTGCATAACGTGGAGGGCGGGATTCTTCTTTATTCCGACGAAGTGGATTCTTCCCTCGCCAAATATTAA
- a CDS encoding TetR/AcrR family transcriptional regulator, giving the protein MTTAVRHKRRSRNSLNRENIVQVAMEILQEEGIDGLSMRKIAEKLDCSVASPYSHFKSQEEIIQVLIAKGETELTQLLRNAQRNGKNSFEKLAGIARAYWDFSLNNKELHKVMFNTVHGHMHRKAFPSLPTSYRVFLETIRNGCASKEFKLPKAEYPAIARMMWAWMYGLMVLDLTNMLKRRRGGKDDPLSEGFLYFRKILLGE; this is encoded by the coding sequence ATGACAACTGCAGTTCGACACAAAAGAAGATCCAGAAACAGTCTCAACCGTGAAAACATCGTTCAGGTTGCGATGGAGATCCTACAAGAAGAAGGAATCGACGGCCTTTCGATGAGAAAGATCGCGGAAAAGTTGGACTGCAGCGTAGCAAGCCCCTATTCTCACTTTAAAAGTCAGGAAGAAATCATTCAGGTTCTCATCGCAAAGGGTGAAACTGAACTTACGCAACTTCTCAGAAACGCTCAAAGAAACGGAAAGAATTCCTTTGAAAAACTGGCCGGAATCGCAAGAGCGTATTGGGATTTTTCTTTGAACAACAAGGAACTTCACAAAGTGATGTTCAACACAGTTCACGGTCATATGCACCGCAAGGCATTCCCGAGCCTTCCCACAAGTTACAGGGTATTTTTAGAAACGATCCGAAACGGATGCGCCAGCAAAGAATTCAAACTTCCGAAAGCGGAATATCCCGCGATCGCGAGAATGATGTGGGCATGGATGTACGGTTTGATGGTTTTGGATCTTACGAATATGCTCAAACGTCGCAGAGGCGGAAAAGACGATCCGTTGAGCGAAGGCTTTTTATATTTCCGTAAAATTCTTCTCGGCGAGTGA
- the abc-f gene encoding ribosomal protection-like ABC-F family protein, which translates to MLQFIDIKHQYASAVLFDGFSWHIKPGARVCLVGPNGSGKSTLFRIAEGKFVPDNGSVAKSKNTEISVFQQIPDFDPEAKVIDTALAKHKHYKEYSERLNEINRKFDLIPHDSKEFTELLDEQSSLEEYAFTYGVHELESKARKVLGGLGFSNVQMEMKVREFSPGYQHRLGLAITLLNPGNLLLLDEPTNHLDNASKDWLADYLNSTGQSFVLVTHDPEFLNSTCDTIAELSPSGVIEFRGTLEEYFEHKNELQEKLQAQFEKEESYLKKRMEWIDRFRAQATKARQVQSALKKLEKRDKVEAPQESFWNSKSDYKFNFISSGRITARIEEGSFSYSGKPPYVFSDANLEISAGDKIAVVGPNGAGKSTFLRCLLEIHKLSSGKIYYGPKTKIGYFSQNHHEELDSSKNLLQTVMSAYPDLTEQQARSLLGYFSFSDDSVYKQTSLLSGGEQSRLRLALLVRLPANSIFLDEPTNHLDLVVRDNLRRALMAYEGSLLIISHDPEFLKDLCNRTISVDNGQIRDYNCTFSDYLKYNLDETESSKPQNGNSPQKKEDSTQTRSKKNADKNRIKKIQKDLEQIEAKIELLEKSKKNLEEVLADPGFFKNRSYQLELDNLNEAKNEITRLTSEWESLQLELEELSGAV; encoded by the coding sequence TTGCTCCAGTTCATCGACATAAAACATCAATATGCCTCCGCCGTTTTGTTCGACGGATTTTCTTGGCATATCAAACCGGGCGCGCGCGTTTGTTTGGTCGGACCGAACGGTTCCGGTAAATCAACGTTGTTCCGAATCGCGGAAGGTAAGTTCGTTCCCGACAACGGAAGCGTCGCGAAATCGAAAAACACGGAAATCTCCGTGTTTCAACAGATCCCCGATTTCGATCCCGAAGCGAAGGTGATCGATACTGCATTAGCAAAACATAAACATTATAAAGAATATTCGGAAAGACTCAACGAAATCAATCGTAAGTTCGATCTCATTCCTCACGACTCGAAGGAGTTTACGGAGCTTTTGGACGAACAAAGTTCTCTGGAGGAATACGCGTTTACTTATGGAGTTCACGAGTTGGAATCCAAAGCCCGCAAGGTTTTAGGAGGATTAGGTTTTTCGAATGTTCAAATGGAAATGAAAGTCCGAGAATTTTCTCCGGGCTATCAACACCGCTTGGGACTTGCGATCACGCTTTTAAATCCGGGCAACTTACTCTTGTTAGACGAACCGACGAACCACTTGGACAACGCTTCCAAGGATTGGCTTGCGGATTATTTGAATTCAACGGGACAATCCTTCGTTCTCGTAACACACGATCCCGAATTCTTAAATTCCACATGCGATACGATCGCCGAACTTTCTCCTTCTGGAGTGATCGAATTTCGGGGAACTCTCGAAGAATACTTCGAACACAAGAACGAACTTCAGGAAAAACTTCAGGCCCAGTTTGAAAAGGAAGAATCTTATCTCAAAAAAAGAATGGAATGGATCGATCGTTTCCGCGCGCAAGCGACCAAAGCGAGACAGGTTCAATCCGCTCTTAAAAAACTCGAAAAACGGGATAAGGTCGAAGCTCCGCAGGAATCGTTTTGGAATTCCAAATCGGATTATAAGTTCAATTTTATTTCTTCGGGGAGAATCACCGCGAGAATCGAAGAAGGCTCCTTTTCCTATTCCGGAAAACCTCCTTATGTTTTTAGCGACGCGAATCTCGAAATTTCGGCGGGCGACAAGATTGCGGTCGTAGGTCCGAACGGCGCGGGAAAATCCACTTTCTTACGATGTTTATTAGAAATTCATAAATTAAGTTCCGGTAAAATATATTACGGACCGAAAACGAAGATCGGTTATTTTTCTCAGAACCATCACGAGGAACTGGATTCTTCCAAAAATCTTTTGCAGACCGTGATGAGCGCTTATCCGGATCTTACGGAACAACAGGCTCGAAGTCTTCTCGGTTACTTTTCTTTTTCGGACGATTCCGTTTACAAGCAAACCAGTTTGCTTTCCGGGGGGGAACAAAGTCGTCTTCGTCTCGCGTTGCTCGTTCGTCTTCCCGCCAACTCGATCTTTTTGGACGAGCCCACAAACCACTTGGATTTGGTCGTTCGGGACAATCTGAGAAGAGCCCTTATGGCATATGAAGGTTCTCTTCTTATCATTTCTCACGATCCGGAGTTTCTAAAGGACCTTTGCAATCGGACGATCTCCGTGGACAACGGCCAGATCCGGGATTATAACTGTACGTTTTCGGATTATCTCAAATACAATCTGGACGAGACCGAGTCTTCCAAGCCGCAGAACGGAAATTCTCCTCAGAAAAAAGAGGATTCGACTCAGACGAGATCCAAGAAGAACGCGGATAAGAATCGAATCAAAAAAATTCAAAAAGATCTGGAACAGATCGAAGCCAAGATAGAACTTTTGGAAAAGTCCAAAAAGAATCTGGAAGAAGTGTTGGCCGATCCCGGTTTTTTTAAGAATCGAAGTTATCAATTGGAATTGGACAATCTAAACGAGGCAAAAAACGAAATCACTCGTTTGACTTCGGAATGGGAATCTCTTCAATTGGAACTCGAAGAACTTTCCGGCGCCGTCTAA
- a CDS encoding TIGR02206 family membrane protein, with protein sequence MEQRFQIGSGLHYFVLFLTVSTILLLLWIARKDRQGILSKRIGFGIAWILILNYIVYVIYRIDSGHWEIRYDLPMEFCNWAMIVTSIALLTHNRTFAELSYFWVLSGSINGVITPDLQNTFPHIYFFIFFIAHSGLVIASLYIVFGLKLEPRPWAVLRAFLYSQIFFVTAFAVDYALDGNYGYMMSKPSAGSALDYLGEWPYYLIHMQLIGVGFFILLYLPFYFKNRKSFPS encoded by the coding sequence ATGGAACAAAGATTTCAAATCGGCTCCGGACTTCACTATTTCGTTCTGTTTTTAACCGTATCTACGATTTTACTTTTGCTTTGGATCGCAAGAAAGGATCGGCAGGGAATTCTTTCCAAACGAATCGGCTTCGGGATCGCATGGATTCTAATCTTAAATTATATCGTCTACGTGATCTATCGAATCGATTCCGGTCACTGGGAAATCCGTTACGATCTACCGATGGAATTTTGTAATTGGGCGATGATTGTAACATCGATTGCTCTTTTAACTCACAACCGAACCTTTGCAGAACTTTCCTACTTTTGGGTGTTGAGCGGTTCGATCAACGGCGTGATTACGCCGGATCTTCAGAATACGTTTCCACATATTTATTTCTTTATATTCTTTATCGCTCATTCGGGTCTTGTGATCGCTTCGCTTTACATCGTTTTCGGATTAAAATTGGAACCTCGTCCTTGGGCCGTTCTTCGGGCCTTCTTATATTCTCAGATATTTTTCGTAACGGCGTTTGCCGTGGACTATGCTTTGGACGGAAACTACGGTTACATGATGTCCAAACCGAGCGCCGGTTCCGCATTGGATTATCTGGGAGAATGGCCTTACTATCTGATTCATATGCAATTGATCGGAGTCGGATTTTTCATTCTTCTGTATCTTCCGTTCTACTTTAAGAATCGAAAGTCGTTTCCGTCTTAA
- a CDS encoding acetyl-CoA C-acetyltransferase yields MEEAVILDGIRTPFGNFGGTLKDLSAVDLGVLASKAILEKTGVSPDAIGESIFGNVIPTGKEAIYLARHIGLKTGLPLAVPALTLNRLCGSGMEAIVQAAKKIYLGDADAVLAGGVESMSNAPYVVRNARWGVRYGSAEFEDTLEQGLTDQYVGLIMGQTAENLADQYKISRQEQDEWAATSQTRAEKATNEGRLKEEILPVTIGGKKPITLDKDEFIKGAAGVEKLGSLKAVFRDGGTVTAGNASGLNDGAAATIVTSASYAKKIGKKPLAIIRGYGHAGCDPAKMGIGPAIAIPAALKKAGLKLSDMSLVEVNEAFAAQYLAVQKELGLDPSITNVNGGAVAIGHPLGASGARVTITLAYELRRRKAKYGVASLCIGGGQGIALVLENPEA; encoded by the coding sequence ATGGAAGAAGCGGTCATTCTGGACGGTATTAGAACCCCGTTCGGCAATTTTGGAGGAACCCTTAAGGATCTCAGCGCGGTGGATTTGGGGGTTTTGGCTTCCAAGGCGATCTTGGAAAAAACGGGAGTTTCTCCCGATGCGATCGGAGAATCCATTTTCGGAAACGTAATTCCGACCGGAAAAGAAGCGATCTATCTCGCTCGTCATATCGGTTTAAAAACCGGTCTTCCTCTTGCGGTTCCCGCCTTGACGTTGAATCGTCTTTGCGGTTCCGGTATGGAAGCGATCGTTCAAGCGGCTAAGAAGATTTACCTTGGAGACGCGGACGCGGTTCTCGCGGGCGGAGTGGAATCTATGAGCAACGCTCCTTACGTGGTTCGAAACGCTCGTTGGGGAGTTCGTTACGGTTCCGCGGAATTCGAAGATACTCTCGAACAAGGTCTTACCGATCAGTATGTCGGTTTAATCATGGGTCAAACCGCGGAGAATCTCGCGGACCAATATAAAATCTCAAGGCAAGAACAGGATGAATGGGCGGCGACTTCTCAAACACGCGCTGAAAAAGCGACGAACGAAGGTCGTCTGAAAGAAGAGATTCTTCCCGTAACGATCGGAGGTAAAAAACCGATCACGTTGGATAAGGATGAATTCATCAAAGGCGCGGCCGGTGTTGAAAAACTCGGAAGTCTAAAAGCGGTTTTCCGCGACGGTGGAACCGTGACCGCGGGAAACGCTTCCGGTTTGAACGACGGCGCGGCGGCAACGATCGTTACTTCCGCTTCTTACGCAAAGAAGATCGGTAAAAAACCTTTGGCGATCATTCGCGGTTACGGTCACGCGGGTTGTGATCCTGCTAAGATGGGAATCGGTCCCGCGATCGCGATTCCTGCGGCTTTGAAAAAAGCGGGTTTAAAACTTTCCGATATGAGTCTTGTGGAAGTGAACGAAGCCTTTGCGGCCCAATATCTTGCGGTTCAAAAAGAACTCGGTCTTGATCCTTCGATTACCAACGTGAACGGCGGAGCCGTTGCGATCGGTCATCCGCTCGGAGCTTCCGGCGCGAGAGTTACGATCACTTTGGCGTACGAGCTCAGAAGAAGAAAGGCGAAATACGGCGTTGCTTCTCTTTGTATCGGAGGCGGTCAAGGAATCGCTCTCGTTCTGGAAAATCCGGAAGCATAA
- a CDS encoding acyl-CoA desaturase yields the protein MVPILILFFAHWFGSVFAQTFFLHRYAAHAMFSMNRRWEKFFHLSTMLIQGPSYLNPYGYAVLHRMHHSYSDTEEDPHSPHFSKNAFDMMIKTKKIYDDFAYDRVPANPEFTRDFIPRWKSIDMLGQNWWFRIGFGSLYAFYYMAFVPEGQWAWYLLLPIHWLMGPIHGAIVNWGGHKYGYRNHFKTQDESKNMLPIDFLTMGELYQNNHHGHPTSPNFAYKWWEVDFCFQIMKGLHKVGIINIKRDVWTTKGRVPVSKAA from the coding sequence ATGGTCCCCATTTTAATTTTATTTTTTGCACACTGGTTCGGTTCGGTTTTCGCCCAAACCTTCTTCTTACACAGATACGCGGCGCACGCGATGTTTTCGATGAATCGCAGATGGGAAAAATTCTTCCATTTGTCAACGATGCTTATCCAAGGCCCTTCTTATCTGAACCCCTATGGGTATGCGGTTCTGCATAGAATGCACCATTCTTACAGCGATACGGAAGAAGATCCGCATTCTCCCCACTTTTCAAAGAATGCGTTCGATATGATGATTAAAACCAAAAAGATCTACGACGACTTCGCGTATGACCGAGTTCCCGCAAACCCCGAGTTTACGAGAGATTTTATTCCCCGCTGGAAATCCATCGACATGCTCGGTCAGAATTGGTGGTTTCGAATCGGTTTCGGTTCCCTTTATGCGTTTTATTACATGGCTTTCGTTCCCGAAGGACAGTGGGCTTGGTATCTTTTACTGCCGATTCATTGGCTGATGGGACCGATTCACGGCGCGATTGTAAACTGGGGAGGACATAAATACGGTTATAGAAATCACTTTAAAACCCAGGACGAGTCTAAGAATATGTTACCGATCGACTTTTTGACCATGGGAGAATTGTATCAGAACAATCACCACGGGCATCCGACCTCCCCAAACTTCGCATATAAATGGTGGGAAGTGGATTTTTGCTTTCAGATCATGAAGGGGTTGCATAAAGTTGGGATCATAAACATAAAACGAGACGTTTGGACGACCAAAGGGCGGGTCCCAGTTTCCAAAGCGGCTTGA
- a CDS encoding TMEM175 family protein encodes MAKAKKNILKKKTQTQSIEESYSSSHPTSSSKTEEGTIYDAERMVVYSDAVFAIALTLMALEIKIPHLHDLGSGSLLQALLAKWPDYLSFVISFLIISVVWTNHHTIFKYVKKTDHTLIMLNSFLMLNISFIPFCSALLGEYSAQGGENATLASLIYGAWITLGGIPFNLVWRYGVGNPRLRDPNADLEEIRAISGHYIKGPIFYAIVTALAFVNVWLSLAGFVFLILFFLIPASWVFKFKEKKVESKG; translated from the coding sequence ATGGCAAAAGCTAAGAAAAATATCCTAAAGAAAAAAACGCAAACGCAGTCGATCGAAGAATCTTATTCTTCTTCTCATCCTACTTCTTCTTCGAAAACGGAGGAAGGAACGATCTATGACGCGGAAAGAATGGTCGTTTACAGCGACGCGGTTTTTGCGATCGCCTTGACGTTGATGGCGTTGGAGATTAAAATTCCTCATCTTCACGATCTCGGATCGGGAAGTTTGCTTCAGGCTTTGCTCGCAAAATGGCCGGATTATCTGAGCTTTGTGATCAGCTTTTTAATCATCTCCGTGGTTTGGACCAATCATCATACGATCTTTAAATACGTTAAAAAGACGGATCATACTTTGATCATGCTCAACAGTTTTCTGATGCTCAATATTTCTTTTATTCCTTTTTGTTCCGCTCTTTTGGGAGAATATTCGGCGCAAGGCGGTGAGAATGCGACGCTTGCTTCTTTGATCTATGGAGCTTGGATTACTCTCGGGGGAATTCCGTTTAATTTGGTTTGGAGATACGGAGTGGGGAATCCGCGTCTTCGCGATCCGAATGCCGATTTGGAAGAAATCCGAGCGATCAGCGGACATTACATCAAAGGACCGATTTTTTATGCGATCGTGACGGCTTTGGCTTTTGTGAATGTTTGGCTGAGTTTGGCCGGTTTCGTGTTTTTGATTCTTTTCTTTTTGATTCCCGCCAGTTGGGTTTTTAAATTCAAAGAAAAGAAGGTCGAATCCAAAGGTTGA
- a CDS encoding anthranilate synthase component II gives MLLLIDNYDSFTYNLYQYFCQIGNNVEVYRNDRITLNEINELKPKGIILSPGPGRPEDSKVCLDVIRELGGKLPIFGVCLGHQAIGLVHGGKIVSAPSIMHGKVSLIEHDGKDIYKGIPSPFVATRYHSLVIQPESMPKELEVASKTHDGVIMGVRHKTKKHLYGVQFHPESIMTSAGLDLVRNFSSIVQEP, from the coding sequence ATGCTTCTCCTGATCGATAATTACGATTCCTTCACATACAATCTTTATCAGTATTTCTGTCAGATCGGAAACAACGTGGAAGTTTATCGCAACGATAGAATCACGTTAAACGAAATCAACGAACTCAAACCGAAAGGAATCATTCTTTCTCCGGGTCCGGGTCGTCCCGAAGATTCCAAGGTTTGTTTGGACGTAATCCGGGAACTCGGCGGTAAACTTCCGATCTTCGGGGTTTGTTTGGGACATCAGGCCATCGGTCTCGTTCACGGAGGTAAGATCGTTTCCGCGCCTTCGATCATGCACGGAAAAGTTTCCCTCATCGAACACGACGGAAAGGATATTTATAAGGGAATTCCTTCTCCTTTCGTCGCTACTCGTTATCATTCTTTGGTGATTCAACCAGAAAGTATGCCGAAGGAATTGGAAGTCGCTTCCAAAACGCACGACGGCGTGATTATGGGAGTGCGTCATAAAACCAAAAAACATCTTTACGGAGTTCAATTCCATCCTGAGTCCATCATGACCAGCGCCGGACTGGATCTGGTCAGAAACTTTTCCTCTATCGTTCAGGAACCATGA